The following is a genomic window from Brevibacterium limosum.
CTTTCGGCTGGTACATGCACGACATCTTCGGAAAGTCATTCAACATTCCGTTCCACCCGAACCTTCGTCCGATCCTGCTGTCAGTGTTCGTGCGGTACCCGGAGATGCTCACTCCAGACGCAATCGCCTATCTGAAGAAGTACGGCCCGGTCGGATGTCGAGACTGGCAGTCAGTTGCGGTCCTGCGCGCGGTGGGAGTTCCTGCCTTCTTCTCTGGCTGCTTGACCACGACGGTAGACACGCTCTTCCCCGCACCTGCGTCTGACCACCGGTCTGGCACGCTCCGTGTCGATTGGCAGAAAGACAACAAGGGACCGAAGAAGAAGCAGACCGTCACCGCCATTCGCGACAAGTCGTTTCCGGAGAACCTCGAGCTCGCTCGCAATTGGGTTGCGGACTATGCCTTTAAATACAAGCAGGTCCTCACCTCTCGTCTGCACGCCAACCTGCCGGCTCGTTCGGTGGGCGCAGAGGTCGAATTCGAACCAAAGAACAAGTCGGACTCTCGCTTCGGCGGACTCATCGGCATCAACGAAGCCGAATTCGACGCGATCCGCAACGGTATCCTCGACAAACTCTCTATCCTTCTTCCTCTCATCGCGACGGGCGCACCCGAAGACGAGGTCTACGCGAAATGGGCAGAGATCACCGCAGACGACATGGCTTTCGCCGACGACTATCTTGACTCCGCCCGATTGCCCGAAGTTCACAGCTCTGCGATCGCGGATGCGGTGAGCGCGGCCGAACGGCCTGTCCCCGAACCTGAGGTCACAGATGTCTTCATGACGGTGGAAAAGGGCGAAGAGCCTCTGGTCTCGACCGCAGTTGAGACCATTGACACACATGCCTCACAGCGCTATCGAGTGTGGTTGCCATCGGGTGCGCTGAGCCCCGCGCAAGCCGAAGACCTCCAATCTCTCCTATCCAACGGAGAGGTTCATGTTCTGGCACCGGTGTCGTTCGACGGCATCTCCGATGCGAACAACCTCGTTCAGGCCCTGCTTCCGGCCCTGTTCCCCGACCACGAGCGCATCGTCGTTGTGCCGGCTGCCGCAGAAGTTTCAGTCGATATCGTCCAACTTTCGACTGTTGATCACGGAGATGCTCTTGTCGCGGCGAAGCACGACGTCAGGAAGAACCGAGCCAGTGGGCTCACTCTGATGAGGCGGATAGCCAGCGGGTTCGGAGATGACCACGTCGGCGCTCTCAAGTTCGTCTTCGCCAGCCACTCCGGCATGAGCGAGGACTTCGCCCCATTCGATCCGCAGATCGCCGTCCTCAACCTGAATGCGCTTCGCAGCAACAACATCGTCGAGAGTGTCCTGGGTCTGTTGGCAGACATCGATATCAGCTATGCCGACGCCCTGCAGATCGCGGTCGGCGGGCGCTACCGGGACCTCGACAGCGAATGGAACGTGCGCGCACAGTGGGAGACTTCCGACGATCCCAGAATCGTCAATTGGAGACGTCAGAGCCGCCATTACGGGCAGATGGCATTGCATCGGTGAACTTCGCCGTTTGCAGCACTGCCGCACGCTTCAGCTGAGGAGAGGTAACAACTGTGAGTCCGATTGCTCGGCCGTCCGGCGGGACCGGCGACGAGAGCCGACCTTCATCCGTGCCTCCGCCAGGAACTGACGAAGTGCACGTCTACAACGTCTTATGGGGCATCCCCGAATCCATGGGAGGGATGACGACAGCTGCTCTCCGCCGGATACGGAGTTTCCAGAAATACGGCAGATCGCTGTCGCAAACCTTGCTGACTTTCAGCCCTCGGATGGATCCTGACGAGATTCGGGAACGATTGGTCTCCTCAGGACGAATGCGTGATGACGTCGAGCTGGTGAACATTTGGCAGGATCTGCGGAGGAGATCCGATCACGAACTTGCGCGCCTTGAGGGGGAATTGCCGCGGAGTCCGATCCCGACCGCGGACGGTGAACTTGAGAACATCACCGCCTTCTACGATGTCGTCCGCAACGCGCGCAGCGGCAAGATCGTTCGCCGCAATTACTTCAGGGGAGACGGAAGTCTTCTGGTCGCTGACATTCAGGATCCTAAGCTGGGCAGAAGGTTCGTCCTCCATTCCCTGAATGGAACGCCGACTGTGGAGTGGAGACGGCCGCGAGATTTCTACAACGCCTGGATCAGGGCAGTTGTGAACAAGGAACCCGCTGTCGTCATCGTCGATGACAAGAAGGTCAGCGAGTTCATCCATGAGATATCGGATCGGAACTTCGGACTCGTCCTGTTTCTTCACGGAACACACCTTCGTCATCCGTGGAATGGCGATCACGGCCAAGTGCTTCCCCGCAGAGTCGATACAGTGCGCAACCTTGACCGCTTCGACGTGGTTGGTGTGCAGACGCGGCAGCAAGCGGAAGCTGTCCGAGCCATCGGGTTCACTGAAGACAACATCAGGCTTCTGACCGGTGAGCTGCCGGCGGGATCGGTGCTGTCGGAAGCTACGAAAGAACGGTCGATGGACAAGGCCGTGATGATCGCCAACCTCATAGAGCTCAAGCGCGTCGATCATCCGATTCGGGCGGTGGCGGGACTGCGTGACCGCGGTCTCGACGTGTCTTTGACGATCCTGGGGGAGGGGCCGGAGCGGTCCCGGCTGGAAAAGCTTATCGATGCTCTCGGAGTTCGTGACCGGGTGGAGCTGCCGGGCTACGTGAGTGATGTCGCGGACAGGTTGAAATCTGCCTCTTTCTCCGTGCTGACGAGTACAAGTGAAGGGCTCCCACTGTCGATGATGGAAGCAATGGGCGCCGGATGCGTTCCCATCGTCTACGACATCACCTACGGTCCGAGGGACTTGATCGAACAAGGTCGGAACGGCTTCATCACGCCGTGGAGCGATATCGACGCGCTGGCCGATCAGATCGAGGAATTCCTCTCCCTGGAGACGGACCAAGTCGATGCCATGCGTAGAGCAGCGATGAAGACTGTCGAGCGTTACCTCCCTGAAGCCGGATACCGACGCTGGCAGAGTGCGCTTGAAGAGCTGAGACTGACGAACCTGCCCAGCGATTCAATCGAAGAGCCGACACCACCGATCACAGCCAGGAAGCTCAAATGCGAGGCGACGCCTCGAGGATGCCGACTCGAGCTCGAAATCGACCACATTCACCCGACGGTTGCTGAGAGCTTGCAAATGGTCATTGCAGGCCGGAAACGAAACACATTCTTCATCGCCGGAAAGCCCGAGATTTCGGCTCGCAGATTTGGTCAGAGGACGGTTCTCGCCTTCAACGTGGACTACGAAAGCTTCTCAGAGTCTGCGAACGAGACCTTCGACGTCTACCTGCGAAGACCTCACGATCTGTGGACGTCGAAGCGCAGAATCCGCACCCCGAACGGGTTTCGTTCCAGAAGGGCGGAGGCTTGGGAATGGTATTCGACGACTCATGGAAATCTATCCGTCCGACCTCAGTCTTGATACGGCGACCTGAGGACCACTCGTAGAACCGCGCGGATAGGAGATTACGAGCTATTCGTCGCTGGACTCGGCGTTGACGCTCTCTGAATGGAAGCTCTCCAGCTCGACGGTGCGATCGGCGATCAGCTTGGACACCGCCTCGGTGAACAGCGCGGACGACGAACCCTTTCCGCCTTCACCGAAGTAGTACTGCCTCAGCTCGTGTCGGGCCTCCGCTGCCGTGTCCTTCGAGAACATCTCCGTGAGCATCGACTCGGCGCCATTGATCGTAGACGCATCGATGACGGGGGTCGCACGACTGATCGGCGCTTCGGCATTGAGCGTGGCGGCGTCGTTTCGACGATCGGTCAGTGCGAGCGGCTTGTCCGAATGAAGATAGAGGAAATCGAGGCCGACGCTGGAGATGTCGGTAATGAGCAGGTCAACCGTGTCGAACATAGCGAGGATATCTCCCTGCATGAGCACCTGATGCTGCAGAATCTCGTCAGCAATGGTTTCATTGGCTGCCTCGATAAGTTCTAGGATTCGGGTATTCGCTTCGGTCATCGCCGGATCCTTCGACGATTCCACCCGGGGATGAGGCTTGTAGATCACACGGGTGCCAGGAATCTGTAGAGCGGCTTCGACGATCTGTGGTCCGAAGAGATCGACCGAAGTGTAGTTGTTCGACTCGTTCTCCCCTTCCCAGGTGGGTGCGTACATGATCGTCCGGGCCGCCGACGGTTGAAGCTCCGATGGCCTGTCGATGTCCAGCTGCGGCCGTCCCACCTTGACCAGCGCGGATTCATCGAAGTCGATGAGGGCTCTTCGGTGTCGTTCGACTGCAGCATCTCCGGCAACGAAGACCTTGTCATAGGATTTGGCCTGGTTGGACACCATGCTCAACTTGTCCGATTCACCGTGATTGACATGAACATGAACCATCGGCGCGAAGGCCAGGGACTGGAAGTTCGTCACCCCGTTATTCACGTAGATTGCCAATTTGAATTCATTCGCGTGGTAGAAGGTGTGCAAAGTGTCGAACCGTCGTTTGAAGACAATCGGCAGGCGTGTGGCTTCCAGCGCACTCGTCAAGGCTGAGCCCTTCCTCAGCACCAGGACGACCCGGTGCCTTCTGTGCAGCTCTTCGAGTACTGGAATCCACTGTTCGAGCTGATAGAACTTCGAGCTGCGATCACCGAAGTAGACCACTACGTCAGCCTTGACGTAGCTGCCGTCGAACTCGTCCTCCAGGCGATTCCACCGCTCGGTGCCTCGAATCCATCGGCTTGTACTTTTCCAAACACGTGATTGCAACGCGCTGCGAGCGATTGATCGGACGGGGTTCATCACAGTTCGAACTCCTCGTGGTCTCATGGTCTCGGAAACGATGGCGGAAACTCGAAGGCATGGCCCCGGTTCCTGAGCCAGAGTATCTCCTCGAGCACAATGCCGAGCACAGAACAGAACTTCCACCTGCCTGCCGAAACCGGTGTCGGAGAGTTTCCGGGGCTTCATCGACAACTGCTAGGCTACCAACGTTAACCGAAGGTAAATGAGAAGCGTTGGTTGTGTGCAACCGGGGCCCGGTAAGGGGAATCTGTGGTAGATGAGCTGACAATTGAAGGAATCTCGTGGGAACGTGTGATTCTGTCATTTGTCGTCAGGTTTCCCGGTGCTGCTCCTGATTCCTTCTACCTGACGCCCAATTCTCGACCGTATGAGGTCGAGCTTCCAATCCGGTCGGAGTCGCTGGGGGATGGGCGTTTTCGATTGACGATCAATGTCACGCAGTTCAATCGACGAGCTCAGGTTCCGAACGGGACCTACTATCTCATCGCGCAACGCGGTGAGGATGTCTACCCGGCCTCTTATCCGCTTGAGCGGGCAGAAGAGCTTGGTGATGCATCACGCGCTTTCGTCTATAACAAGAACTTCTCAGCCTACACAGTCACGTTCGGCGTCTCTGACGATGAAGCCGCACCGTACTTCTTGATGCGTGCCTACTCCTTTGGGCGGTCGGGAAAGAAGCCTTCGTCTGTAGCTGCGCGGTTGAAGTCGAAAGCAAAGAAGAAGTGGAAGTCGACTAAGCGCAAGGCACTGCGGAGCGTGTTCGCCCTTTCATCCTTCAGGCGGCCCTCTGACGGAAGCAATATCCTCTTCGCGTCAGAAGCTCGCCCGAATATGCAGGGCAATCTCAAAGCAGTCCATGATCGTATGCTCGAGCGTGGCCTCGACTCAGATTTCAACTTCGGCTACTCGTTCCGCACCGGGCGGACGAGCAGTCGCCAAAGCGCCTTCGCCTTGGCCTGGGAGATGGGCAAGGCGAACACCATCCTCATCGATGACTATTTCGCTATTCTCAAAGATCTGGGTAACCGAGACGAGCAGAAGATCATCCAGCTGTGGCACGCCGGCAGTGGGTTCAAGTCAGTGGGATACAGCCGATTCGGACAATACGGATCCCCGAACCTTCGCAACGCCCACCGGCTGTATTCCTATGCGATATGTGGTTCTCAGCACTTGCGAGACGTCTACAGCGAGGCCTTCGGGATCGAGCGGGAGGCGGTCATCGCGACCGGCCTTCCGCGGATCGATGGATTTTTGCGAGAAGGGCGTGCAGAAGAGGTCCTCGTTGATTTCGAAAAGCAGTTTCCCTCCGCGAAAGGCAAACGTAAGATCCTTTTCGCCCCTACTTTCCGAGGTCGCGGTTCGGGGGACGCGCACTACGACTATGAGCAGATCGATTTCCGTGAACTCTACAATTCCTGCGGAGCAGGTACGGTCATCCTCTTCCGGCAGCATCACTTCGTTCCGGACCCGGCCCCCATCCCACCGGAGTTCGCAGATCGCTTGATCGATGTCGCGTCCTACCCGGATACGAATGACTTGATGTTGATCTCTGATGTGCTCATCACTGACTACTCGTCGGTCATCTACGAATACGCGTTGCTTGAGCGCCCGATGCTCTTCTTCGCTTACGACCTTGATACCTATTCGGCGACTCGTGGGATGCACAAGGACTATCGCGAAGCTGCTCCTGGAAGTATTGCAACCACTTTCGATCAGCTTGTCGAGCTCATCCGAATGCCTGAGCTGAGCAATGAGAAAACGATGGAGTTCGTCAAAGAGAACTTCGACTACGTGGATACGCATAACTCGGACAGAGTGATCGATTCGTTGATTCTCAGCGAGCCTGTCGGCGGATACGAGTCGGCGGATTTGGAGGCCGAAGACCGGATCTCGGAGCGTGTGGGCGAGGAGGATCCTGGAGCTCCCGGCCAAGAAGATCAGCTGAACGAACCCACAGATGAATACGCCGACAGCAGTGACAAGAACGAAGTAGAGGACGAGGAGAACCAATGGCAAACATCGCAGTAGTCTTCGCTGGGGGCGTCGGCGCCCGAATGGCGCACAGTTCCCGTCCCAAGCAGTTCCTTGAGATCCACGGCCGTCCGGTGATCGTGCACACTCTCGACGTATTCGAGCAGCACCCGGAGATCGATGCAATCGCTGTGGCTATCCTGCCTCAGTATCGGGAGCACCTCGAGAGGCTCGTGAAACGATACGAACTGACCAAGGTGAAATGGATCGTCGACGGCGGATCCACCGGACAGGAGTCACGGCATAACGCGCTCAAAGTCGTTGCCGAACACCACGATCCGGACAGCATCGTGCTCATCCACGACGGTGTTCGTCCTCTGATCGACGCTGACCTCGTTTCCCGGAACATCGAGAGCGCGCGTGAATTCGGTTCGGCCGTCACCTGCACAAAGATGACTGAGACGGTTGTCGTCGAAGAAGGATCAGGAATCAAAGAAGTCATTCCCCGCGACCCGTTGTGGACAGCTCAGGCTCCCCAGACATTCCCTCTCAAAGATGTCTTGGCAGGCTATGATCGTGCAGTCGCTGAAGGCGAGAATGATTCCATTGACACATGCACACTGATGAACGGCTTCGGGTATCAGGTTCATCGGGTTGAGGGTCCACGGACGAACATCAAGATCACCACTGCCTCGGACTACTATGTCTGCCGCACATTCCTCACCCTGATCGAAGACAGGGAGGCCTTCGGTGGCGAATGAGGACCGGTCGGTCGACTCAGGTTCGGAAGCCACTGACGTCGTTCTCTTCGATACGCCGGTGTTCTCCGAGGATGTCGCACGCATCTCCGCGGCTCGGTTGCCGTGGGAGCAGTATCGGAATGCGGAGATTCTCGTCACCGGTGCCTCCGGCATGATTCCCATGTACATAGTCGGTTCGCTGCTGGCAGCGAACGATGCCTACGACCTCGGACTTCATGTCACGGGAATGGTGCGCAACCGAGAAAAGGCCGAACAGAGATTCGGCTCCGCGCTCAAACGCTCAGATTTCACTCTGCTGGCTGGCGACGTCATCGACACGAAGCGTTTCGAACGCAAGTTCTCGACGATCTTCCACGGCGCCTCTCCGGCTCGACCGAGCTTGCATAAGTCGTCTCCCGTCACGACCCTTAAGGCGAATACCCTCGGAACGATCAACCTCCTTGACGCGCTTGTCGACGCACGCGGGAGGTCCTTTGTCCTCCTGTCCTCGTCGGAGGTTTACGGGGCGGTCAAAGGCAGCGGCCTTATCAGCGAAGACGACGAGGGAACGTTGCAGCATTTCGCGCCGCGCGCCAGTTACTCAGAAGGCAAACGCATCGCCGAGACCGCGCTGGCTGCCTATGCTGATGAGTTCGGTATCAGGGGACTCAGCCTGCGTTTCGGGCATATCTATGGCCCTGGGATGGCACTTGATGACGGTCGAGTACAGGCGGATTTCCTTGCCGACGTAGTTCGCGGTCGCAATGTGCGGATGATGAGCGCCGGTGCCGCGACCCGGACATACACGTACGTTGCGGACGCCGTGGAGGGGCTGTTCTTTGCCCATCTGCATGGTGAGGGACAGGTCTACAACGTCGCCGATCCCGCTGGGAACATCAGCATCCGTGAGCTGGCCGAGACCTTTGCCGCGGCACGGCCAGAGATGAATCTCGCGCTGGACTTCGTCAATCCGGAGGACGGGCGATCGTTTTCACCGGTTGCCTCACTCGGTTTGGACGCTGCAAAGCTCACCGGTCTTGGTTGGGTCGCAGGAACATCGCTTGCCGACGGCGTTTCCCGGACAATTCAGACGTTTGAAGATGGCCCAGCCATCGTCTGAGAGAAAACACGCGATACTTGTTGCACTTACCAGTTGGCACGACGTGCAACAATCTCGGTAACGGCGTTGATCGTTGCATTGATGAGGAGACCTGAACGACTATGAGCCCCACCAGAATTCTTCTGCTGACAAACCGTGATTCGGACAATGTCGGAGACCAGATCATCGAGGCCACAGTCCTGTCCATCATCAAAGGCGTGATGAAGAATCTTGGCTTCGGCACCGATGACTTCGTCATATCAAGCCGTGCTGCAGGAATCATCTCGAGAAGATACATGGCCACCAAAGACCCAGAGCTGTTGACAGCGGCTCGGGACGAGATCTCGAAAGCTGATCTGATCATCTTCGGTGGGGCCCCGCTCTTCAACTATGCTTATCAGAATTTCTATCGTCGAACGATCGTCACTCTGGAACTCGCGCAAGAGTATGGCGTTCCTGTGATCTTCTCGAGTATCGGTGTGGAGAAGTTCGATGCGACGAACGAAAAGAGCCAGGCTCTCAAAAAGGCGCTTGAACTTCCGGTGGTCAGGCAGATCACCACGCGAGATGACATCGAATCACTGCGCAAATATGCCCAAGGCACAAACGTACCGGTTGCCCATGTTGCCGA
Proteins encoded in this region:
- a CDS encoding CDP-glycerol glycerophosphotransferase family protein, which encodes MVDELTIEGISWERVILSFVVRFPGAAPDSFYLTPNSRPYEVELPIRSESLGDGRFRLTINVTQFNRRAQVPNGTYYLIAQRGEDVYPASYPLERAEELGDASRAFVYNKNFSAYTVTFGVSDDEAAPYFLMRAYSFGRSGKKPSSVAARLKSKAKKKWKSTKRKALRSVFALSSFRRPSDGSNILFASEARPNMQGNLKAVHDRMLERGLDSDFNFGYSFRTGRTSSRQSAFALAWEMGKANTILIDDYFAILKDLGNRDEQKIIQLWHAGSGFKSVGYSRFGQYGSPNLRNAHRLYSYAICGSQHLRDVYSEAFGIEREAVIATGLPRIDGFLREGRAEEVLVDFEKQFPSAKGKRKILFAPTFRGRGSGDAHYDYEQIDFRELYNSCGAGTVILFRQHHFVPDPAPIPPEFADRLIDVASYPDTNDLMLISDVLITDYSSVIYEYALLERPMLFFAYDLDTYSATRGMHKDYREAAPGSIATTFDQLVELIRMPELSNEKTMEFVKENFDYVDTHNSDRVIDSLILSEPVGGYESADLEAEDRISERVGEEDPGAPGQEDQLNEPTDEYADSSDKNEVEDEENQWQTSQ
- a CDS encoding glycosyltransferase translates to MRDDVELVNIWQDLRRRSDHELARLEGELPRSPIPTADGELENITAFYDVVRNARSGKIVRRNYFRGDGSLLVADIQDPKLGRRFVLHSLNGTPTVEWRRPRDFYNAWIRAVVNKEPAVVIVDDKKVSEFIHEISDRNFGLVLFLHGTHLRHPWNGDHGQVLPRRVDTVRNLDRFDVVGVQTRQQAEAVRAIGFTEDNIRLLTGELPAGSVLSEATKERSMDKAVMIANLIELKRVDHPIRAVAGLRDRGLDVSLTILGEGPERSRLEKLIDALGVRDRVELPGYVSDVADRLKSASFSVLTSTSEGLPLSMMEAMGAGCVPIVYDITYGPRDLIEQGRNGFITPWSDIDALADQIEEFLSLETDQVDAMRRAAMKTVERYLPEAGYRRWQSALEELRLTNLPSDSIEEPTPPITARKLKCEATPRGCRLELEIDHIHPTVAESLQMVIAGRKRNTFFIAGKPEISARRFGQRTVLAFNVDYESFSESANETFDVYLRRPHDLWTSKRRIRTPNGFRSRRAEAWEWYSTTHGNLSVRPQS
- a CDS encoding CDP-glycerol glycerophosphotransferase family protein, which codes for MNPVRSIARSALQSRVWKSTSRWIRGTERWNRLEDEFDGSYVKADVVVYFGDRSSKFYQLEQWIPVLEELHRRHRVVLVLRKGSALTSALEATRLPIVFKRRFDTLHTFYHANEFKLAIYVNNGVTNFQSLAFAPMVHVHVNHGESDKLSMVSNQAKSYDKVFVAGDAAVERHRRALIDFDESALVKVGRPQLDIDRPSELQPSAARTIMYAPTWEGENESNNYTSVDLFGPQIVEAALQIPGTRVIYKPHPRVESSKDPAMTEANTRILELIEAANETIADEILQHQVLMQGDILAMFDTVDLLITDISSVGLDFLYLHSDKPLALTDRRNDAATLNAEAPISRATPVIDASTINGAESMLTEMFSKDTAAEARHELRQYYFGEGGKGSSSALFTEAVSKLIADRTVELESFHSESVNAESSDE
- a CDS encoding IspD/TarI family cytidylyltransferase; this translates as MAHSSRPKQFLEIHGRPVIVHTLDVFEQHPEIDAIAVAILPQYREHLERLVKRYELTKVKWIVDGGSTGQESRHNALKVVAEHHDPDSIVLIHDGVRPLIDADLVSRNIESAREFGSAVTCTKMTETVVVEEGSGIKEVIPRDPLWTAQAPQTFPLKDVLAGYDRAVAEGENDSIDTCTLMNGFGYQVHRVEGPRTNIKITTASDYYVCRTFLTLIEDREAFGGE
- a CDS encoding NAD-dependent epimerase/dehydratase family protein, which codes for MANEDRSVDSGSEATDVVLFDTPVFSEDVARISAARLPWEQYRNAEILVTGASGMIPMYIVGSLLAANDAYDLGLHVTGMVRNREKAEQRFGSALKRSDFTLLAGDVIDTKRFERKFSTIFHGASPARPSLHKSSPVTTLKANTLGTINLLDALVDARGRSFVLLSSSEVYGAVKGSGLISEDDEGTLQHFAPRASYSEGKRIAETALAAYADEFGIRGLSLRFGHIYGPGMALDDGRVQADFLADVVRGRNVRMMSAGAATRTYTYVADAVEGLFFAHLHGEGQVYNVADPAGNISIRELAETFAAARPEMNLALDFVNPEDGRSFSPVASLGLDAAKLTGLGWVAGTSLADGVSRTIQTFEDGPAIV
- a CDS encoding glycosyltransferase family protein, which codes for MTTGRNAADRYLSKGRELAKPVIHGIARRALPVVERASGTKYVRERAAGGKGKSAAASKTNAARTARAYQKLASGLPGGTAADTDGWTSAPSAREVDAKSRQLARLKAHSTLSDSLAQGSTFESAAVAAGRALLAEGLQADAVSMGLSLRNTPASEEIGRVLLGMSYQRSSDPEVAWAEFERLEDRDLIVAAAEEYYPTAIDTLGEAALPLLERSNESGETDHWSSKAVLRTAEAAFCIDAFDHVRTLVESRLQNDDEQINAAVRYELTRMLDWLPGGRHLEPLPTTEGTRNFGVLSYDQPGIRSRNVGDYIQTLASIGHLLRYENLTFSGDKGLTDLFAKLRRSVKEERKYAGPQAELNLVEVYRDGNVYQDIPEDTWYIAFGWYMHDIFGKSFNIPFHPNLRPILLSVFVRYPEMLTPDAIAYLKKYGPVGCRDWQSVAVLRAVGVPAFFSGCLTTTVDTLFPAPASDHRSGTLRVDWQKDNKGPKKKQTVTAIRDKSFPENLELARNWVADYAFKYKQVLTSRLHANLPARSVGAEVEFEPKNKSDSRFGGLIGINEAEFDAIRNGILDKLSILLPLIATGAPEDEVYAKWAEITADDMAFADDYLDSARLPEVHSSAIADAVSAAERPVPEPEVTDVFMTVEKGEEPLVSTAVETIDTHASQRYRVWLPSGALSPAQAEDLQSLLSNGEVHVLAPVSFDGISDANNLVQALLPALFPDHERIVVVPAAAEVSVDIVQLSTVDHGDALVAAKHDVRKNRASGLTLMRRIASGFGDDHVGALKFVFASHSGMSEDFAPFDPQIAVLNLNALRSNNIVESVLGLLADIDISYADALQIAVGGRYRDLDSEWNVRAQWETSDDPRIVNWRRQSRHYGQMALHR